A window of Nonomuraea angiospora genomic DNA:
CAACTCCTCGATCGCAGGCGGCAAGGCAAGCTTACGGAGTCCGGGGGTTGCGTGAGGCTGTTGCCCAGCAGCCTCGCCTTCGGCATTAGTGAACGTTGCGTTTCTTCAAGTTGAACCCTATGCTCCTTAGAGAACGGCTCGTTCTCTAAGGAGGGCCTCATGGGCGCCGTGCTGTCCGGCTTGATGCTGGCGATGCTGCTGGGCGCGCTCGATCAGACGATCATGGCGCCCGCGCTGCCGGCCGTGGCGGGCAGCCTGGGCGGGCTGGGCCAGATGCCCGCCGTCGTCAGCGCCTACCTCGCCGCCGCCACCGTGGTCATGCCCGTCTACGGCAAGCTTGGCGACCGGTACGGCCGCAAGCCCACCATGCAGGCCGCCATCGTCGTGTTCGTGACCGGGGCCGTGCTGTGCGCGATGGCCACGTCGATGCCCCAGTTCATCGCCTTCCGCGCCGTGCAGGGCCTGGGCGGCGGCGGGCTGATGATCGGGGCGCAGGCGATCATCGGCGAGGTGGTGAGCCCGCGCGAGCGGGGCCGCTACCTCGGGCTCATCGGGGCCATGTACGTGGTAGCCGCCGTGGGCGGGCCGCTGATCGGAGGGTTCTTCGTCGATCGGCTGAGCTGGCGGTGGATCTTCGCGATCTACCCGCCGCTCGGGGTGCTGGCGCTCGTCGTGCTGAGCGTCACCCTGCGGCTGCCGAGACCGCGCGGGCAGGCGGGTCGGGCGCCGCTCGACGTCGCCGGGGCCGTCACGCTGGCCGTCGCCGTGGTCGGGGTGGTCCTGCTGGGGCAGACCAGGAACCCCGTCTACCTCGGCGTGGCGGCCGCCGGGGCGCTGGCGTGGCTGGTCAGCGCCCGGTTCGCCAAGGACCCGATCCTGCCGCTGCGACTGTTCCGCGACCGGGCGTTCGCGGTGCCGGTGTCGATCAGCCTGCTCATCGGGTTCGCGTTGTTCGGGACGATCACGTACATGCCGGCCTACCTGCAGATCGCACTGCGCTCCAGCGCGACGGGGGCGGGGCTGCTGGTGACGGCGCTGATGGCGGGTGTGCTCGCCACGACCGTCGTGTCCGGGCGGCTGATCACGCGGACCGGGAGGTACCGGCCGTACCCGATCGTGGGCACGGCCGTGGCCGCCGCCGGGCTCGGGCTGATCGGCCTGACGGGCCGCGACCCGCTGGCGCTGGCCGGCGCGATGCTGGTGACCGGGCTGGGGGTCGGGCTCGTCATGCAGACCATGGTGCTGGCCGCCCAGAACGCCG
This region includes:
- a CDS encoding MDR family MFS transporter → MGAVLSGLMLAMLLGALDQTIMAPALPAVAGSLGGLGQMPAVVSAYLAAATVVMPVYGKLGDRYGRKPTMQAAIVVFVTGAVLCAMATSMPQFIAFRAVQGLGGGGLMIGAQAIIGEVVSPRERGRYLGLIGAMYVVAAVGGPLIGGFFVDRLSWRWIFAIYPPLGVLALVVLSVTLRLPRPRGQAGRAPLDVAGAVTLAVAVVGVVLLGQTRNPVYLGVAAAGALAWLVSARFAKDPILPLRLFRDRAFAVPVSISLLIGFALFGTITYMPAYLQIALRSSATGAGLLVTALMAGVLATTVVSGRLITRTGRYRPYPIVGTAVAAAGLGLIGLTGRDPLALAGAMLVTGLGVGLVMQTMVLAAQNAVEYADLGTATSSVTFLRQIGASAGVALVGALITLRSGISATNPSDVPDSMRDAFAAAVPPVFAAMAPLLAVAFFLALALPARPLRTTAYAEERS